A stretch of Vibrio maritimus DNA encodes these proteins:
- the accA gene encoding acetyl-CoA carboxylase carboxyl transferase subunit alpha codes for MSLNFLEFEKPIAELEAKIEALRDVSRHGGDSAIDLDKEIEQLEKKSLELKKKIFSDLGAWQVAQLARHPQRPYTLDYIEHVFTEFDELAGDRAFADDKAIVGGMARLEGRPVMIIGHQKGRETKEKVKRNFGMPKPEGYRKALRLMRMAERFNMPIITFIDTAGAYPGVGAEERGQSEAIAMNLKVMAGLKVPVICNVVGEGGSGGALAIGVGDYVNMLQYSTYSVISPEGCASILWRDSDKAPQAAEAMGLIAPRLKELELIDEIIEEPLGGAHRDAIQMAENMKATLLRQLEELDQLEEENLLERRYQRLMSYGYC; via the coding sequence ATGAGCTTGAACTTTCTTGAATTTGAAAAGCCAATTGCCGAACTAGAAGCAAAAATTGAAGCACTACGTGATGTATCTCGTCACGGTGGTGACAGCGCAATTGACTTAGATAAAGAAATTGAACAACTAGAGAAGAAAAGCTTAGAGCTTAAGAAAAAAATCTTTAGTGATCTTGGTGCGTGGCAAGTAGCACAGCTCGCTCGTCACCCACAACGTCCATATACGTTGGACTACATTGAGCACGTATTTACGGAATTCGATGAGCTTGCTGGTGATCGCGCTTTTGCAGACGACAAAGCGATCGTGGGTGGTATGGCTCGCCTAGAAGGACGTCCAGTGATGATCATTGGTCACCAAAAGGGCCGTGAAACCAAAGAAAAAGTAAAACGTAACTTCGGCATGCCTAAGCCAGAAGGCTACCGCAAAGCGCTTCGTCTGATGCGCATGGCGGAACGTTTCAACATGCCAATCATTACTTTTATTGACACGGCGGGTGCATATCCAGGTGTTGGCGCTGAGGAGCGTGGTCAATCTGAAGCTATCGCGATGAACCTTAAGGTGATGGCAGGGTTGAAGGTGCCAGTTATCTGTAACGTTGTCGGTGAAGGCGGTTCTGGTGGTGCACTGGCTATCGGTGTGGGCGACTACGTGAACATGCTTCAGTACTCAACGTACTCAGTAATTTCTCCCGAAGGCTGTGCGTCTATCTTGTGGCGTGATTCGGATAAAGCACCACAAGCAGCAGAGGCTATGGGTCTGATTGCCCCGCGTCTTAAAGAGCTTGAGCTTATTGACGAGATCATCGAAGAGCCGCTTGGTGGCGCACACCGAGACGCGATCCAAATGGCTGAAAACATGAAAGCAACCCTGCTTCGTCAGCTAGAAGAGCTTGATCAGCTAGAAGAAGAGAACCTTCTTGAGCGTCGTTATCAACGTTTGATGAGTTATGGCTACTGCTAA
- the dnaE gene encoding DNA polymerase III subunit alpha — MSDPKFIHLRVHSDFSMVDGLSKVPPLVKKVAEMGMPAMALTDFTNLCGLVKFYGNAHSAGIKPLIGADFSMQSDEFGEELTRITVLAADNKGYNNLTLLISKAYLRGHVQHQPVIDKAWLAELSEGLIVLSGAKEGEVGKALLKGNQALAKQCAAFYQTHFPDRYYLELIRTGRSDEESYLHFAIELAEELELPVVATNEVVFVDKELFDAHEIRVAIHDGYTLDDPRRPKRYSDQQYLRSEEEMCELFADIPEALQNSVEIAKRCNVTVRLGEYFLPAFPTEGMEETDFLVMKSREGLEERLEFLFPDEQVRLERRPEYDERLQVELDVINQMGFPGYFLIVMEFIQWSKDNAIPVGPGRGSGAGSLVAYALKITDLDPLEYDLLFERFLNPERVSMPDFDVDFCMDKRDQVIDHVAEMYGRDAVSQIITFGTMAAKAVIRDVGRVLGHPFGFVDRISKLIPGDPGMTLQKAFDVEPALPQLYDNDEEVRDLIDMCRILEGCTRNAGKHAGGVVISPTTITDFAPIYADSEGHFPVTQFDKNDVETAGLVKFDFLGLRTLTIIDWALGLINPRLEREGKEPVRIESIPLDDQPSFQLLQNSETTAVFQLESRGMKELIKRLQPDCFEDIIALVALFRPGPLQSGMVDNFIDRKHGREAVSYPDETWQHESLKETLEPTYGIILYQEQVMQIAQILAGYTLGGADMLRRAMGKKKPEEMAKQRAVFEEGAIKNGVDGELAMKIFDLVEKFAGYGFNKSHSAAYALVSYQTLWLKKHYPAEFMAAVMTADMDNTEKVVGLVDECFRMKLKVLPPDINAGLFRFNVNDEGAIVYGIGAIKGVGEGPIDAIIEARNKDGYFRDLFDFCARIDLKKVNKRVIEKLIMAGALDKLGPHRAALMASLNDAVKAASQHHQAEAFGQGDMFGVLTDAPEEVENKYTQVPAWPEKVWLEGERETLGLYLTGHPINAYLKELTKYTSCRLKDATPTRRDQSLTVAGLVIAARVMTTKRGTRIGIMTLDDRSGRMEVMLFSDALDKYAELLEKDKIVVVSGQVSFDDFNGGLKMSAREVLDLGSAREKFTRGLSISLLEQQIDERFYQRFMEILTPHKAGTVPVNIYYQRSDARAKLTLGTEWRVTPNDTLLEELQQLLGKDQVELEFN, encoded by the coding sequence ATGTCAGACCCCAAGTTTATACACTTACGTGTTCACAGTGACTTCTCTATGGTGGATGGGCTTTCCAAAGTACCACCATTAGTGAAGAAGGTCGCGGAGATGGGTATGCCAGCTATGGCATTGACCGACTTCACTAACCTTTGTGGTCTCGTAAAGTTTTATGGCAATGCTCATTCCGCGGGTATTAAGCCACTGATTGGGGCCGACTTTTCCATGCAGTCAGACGAGTTTGGCGAAGAGCTGACTCGTATTACTGTGCTTGCTGCGGATAACAAGGGCTACAACAACCTAACGCTGCTGATCTCAAAAGCCTATCTTCGAGGACACGTACAGCATCAACCTGTGATTGACAAGGCGTGGCTTGCAGAGCTTTCAGAGGGATTGATTGTTTTGTCGGGTGCCAAAGAAGGTGAGGTTGGTAAAGCCCTACTCAAAGGCAACCAAGCGCTTGCCAAGCAGTGTGCGGCTTTCTATCAGACCCACTTTCCAGATCGCTACTACCTCGAGTTAATCCGTACGGGACGTTCAGACGAAGAAAGTTACCTGCATTTTGCGATTGAGTTAGCCGAAGAGCTAGAGCTACCTGTTGTGGCAACTAACGAGGTTGTGTTTGTCGATAAAGAACTGTTCGACGCTCACGAGATCCGAGTCGCGATTCACGATGGATATACCCTCGATGATCCACGTCGTCCTAAACGCTACAGTGACCAACAGTATTTACGTAGCGAAGAAGAGATGTGCGAGTTATTCGCCGATATTCCAGAAGCACTGCAAAACTCTGTCGAGATAGCCAAGCGATGTAATGTCACGGTAAGGCTTGGAGAGTACTTCCTACCTGCTTTCCCAACAGAGGGTATGGAAGAGACAGACTTCTTGGTGATGAAGTCTCGAGAAGGTCTAGAAGAGCGTTTAGAGTTCCTATTCCCTGATGAGCAGGTCCGTCTTGAGCGCCGACCGGAATATGATGAGCGCTTACAAGTAGAGCTCGACGTAATTAACCAAATGGGCTTTCCTGGCTATTTCTTGATCGTAATGGAGTTCATCCAGTGGTCGAAAGATAATGCGATCCCTGTAGGTCCTGGTCGTGGTTCGGGTGCCGGCTCTTTGGTTGCGTATGCGCTGAAAATCACCGACCTTGATCCTCTAGAATACGATCTGCTATTCGAGCGCTTCTTGAACCCTGAGCGTGTTTCCATGCCCGATTTCGATGTCGACTTCTGTATGGATAAACGTGATCAAGTTATTGATCACGTGGCAGAAATGTATGGTCGTGATGCGGTATCTCAGATCATCACATTCGGTACCATGGCTGCTAAGGCGGTTATTCGAGATGTAGGGCGCGTACTTGGTCACCCGTTTGGCTTTGTCGATCGTATCTCGAAGCTTATCCCGGGTGATCCTGGTATGACGCTGCAAAAGGCGTTTGATGTTGAGCCCGCTCTACCGCAGTTGTATGACAACGATGAAGAAGTTCGCGACCTTATCGACATGTGTCGAATCCTAGAGGGTTGTACACGTAACGCCGGTAAGCACGCGGGTGGTGTTGTAATCTCACCAACCACAATCACGGATTTTGCGCCGATCTACGCAGATTCCGAGGGCCATTTCCCAGTTACACAGTTTGATAAAAACGATGTGGAAACCGCAGGTCTGGTTAAGTTTGACTTTCTGGGCCTGAGAACGTTAACCATCATCGATTGGGCGCTGGGGCTTATCAACCCACGTTTAGAGAGAGAAGGTAAAGAGCCGGTTCGTATCGAGTCCATTCCACTCGACGACCAGCCGTCTTTCCAATTGCTACAAAATTCAGAAACCACCGCGGTATTCCAGCTGGAATCTCGAGGTATGAAGGAGCTTATCAAACGCCTTCAGCCGGACTGTTTTGAAGATATTATCGCACTGGTAGCTCTGTTCCGTCCGGGCCCGCTTCAATCGGGCATGGTAGATAACTTTATCGACCGTAAACACGGACGAGAGGCGGTCTCCTATCCGGATGAAACCTGGCAGCATGAGTCGCTAAAAGAGACGCTTGAGCCAACCTATGGCATCATCCTTTATCAAGAGCAGGTAATGCAGATCGCGCAGATCCTAGCTGGTTATACGCTAGGCGGTGCAGACATGCTGCGTCGTGCGATGGGTAAGAAAAAGCCTGAAGAGATGGCCAAGCAGCGTGCCGTGTTCGAAGAAGGGGCCATTAAAAATGGCGTCGACGGCGAACTGGCGATGAAGATCTTTGACTTGGTAGAGAAGTTTGCAGGTTACGGCTTTAACAAATCGCACTCGGCAGCTTATGCTTTGGTTTCTTATCAAACGCTATGGCTGAAGAAACACTATCCAGCTGAGTTTATGGCAGCGGTAATGACCGCGGATATGGATAACACCGAAAAAGTCGTTGGTCTTGTTGATGAGTGCTTCCGCATGAAGCTCAAGGTATTGCCACCAGACATCAACGCTGGCTTGTTTCGATTTAATGTCAATGATGAAGGGGCGATAGTTTACGGAATCGGAGCGATCAAAGGGGTTGGTGAAGGCCCAATTGATGCCATTATCGAAGCCAGAAACAAAGATGGCTATTTCCGTGACTTATTTGATTTCTGCGCTCGCATTGACCTTAAAAAAGTGAACAAGCGAGTGATTGAAAAACTCATTATGGCGGGGGCGCTTGATAAACTGGGGCCACACCGAGCCGCATTAATGGCATCACTAAATGATGCCGTGAAGGCGGCGAGTCAACATCACCAAGCTGAAGCTTTTGGACAGGGCGATATGTTTGGCGTCTTGACCGATGCTCCAGAAGAAGTCGAGAACAAATATACTCAGGTTCCTGCTTGGCCAGAAAAGGTTTGGCTGGAGGGCGAAAGGGAGACGTTGGGTCTTTATTTGACCGGGCACCCAATTAACGCCTACCTCAAGGAACTAACCAAGTATACAAGTTGTCGATTAAAAGACGCCACGCCAACACGTCGTGATCAATCGCTGACGGTTGCAGGTCTGGTGATCGCTGCTCGTGTGATGACGACGAAACGTGGTACACGCATCGGAATTATGACTTTGGACGACCGAAGTGGTCGTATGGAAGTGATGTTGTTCTCAGATGCACTAGATAAATATGCTGAATTGTTAGAAAAAGATAAAATAGTGGTCGTTTCTGGACAGGTCAGCTTTGATGACTTCAATGGTGGACTTAAAATGTCTGCCCGCGAAGTTTTAGATCTTGGTAGCGCTCGCGAGAAATTTACGCGAGGATTATCCATCTCTTTGTTAGAGCAACAAATTGATGAGCGCTTTTATCAGCGCTTTATGGAAATACTTACCCCTCATAAAGCGGGGACTGTACCGGTTAATATTTACTATCAGCGTTCGGATGCACGAGCAAAACTAACGCTGGGTACAGAATGGCGTGTTACACCAAATGATACGCTGCTAGAAGAATTACAGCAGTTACTTGGTAAAGACCAGGTAGAACTCGAATTTAACTAA
- the rnhB gene encoding ribonuclease HII yields the protein MTKKKTPVELPPFEYPQGYLAVAGVDEVGRGPLVGDVVTAAVILDPNNPIEGLNDSKKLSEKKRLALYPEIKEKALAWSVGRCSPEEIDQLNILQATMVAMQRAVAGLSATPDLVLIDGNRTPALPMDAQAVVKGDLRVAEISAASIIAKVVRDQEMEELDKEHPEFGFAKHKGYPTKAHFEAIEQHGVIAQHRKSFKPVKRALGLED from the coding sequence ATGACCAAAAAGAAAACACCAGTAGAGTTACCTCCTTTTGAATATCCTCAAGGTTACCTTGCAGTAGCTGGTGTGGATGAAGTAGGACGTGGTCCCTTGGTGGGTGACGTAGTCACTGCTGCCGTTATACTTGACCCTAACAATCCGATAGAAGGTCTCAACGACTCTAAGAAGCTGTCAGAGAAAAAACGTCTCGCGCTCTATCCAGAGATAAAAGAGAAAGCGTTAGCTTGGTCTGTGGGTCGCTGTTCACCGGAAGAAATTGATCAGCTTAATATCCTTCAAGCTACCATGGTTGCGATGCAGCGAGCGGTCGCTGGGCTGAGTGCTACACCAGATCTCGTGCTTATCGATGGCAACCGAACGCCGGCGCTTCCGATGGACGCACAGGCTGTGGTGAAAGGCGATCTTCGCGTCGCGGAAATCAGTGCTGCCTCTATCATCGCCAAGGTGGTGCGTGACCAAGAAATGGAAGAGCTCGATAAAGAGCATCCGGAATTTGGATTTGCTAAGCACAAAGGATACCCGACCAAGGCGCACTTTGAAGCGATTGAGCAGCATGGCGTTATTGCTCAGCATCGAAAAAGCTTTAAGCCAGTAAAACGCGCCTTAGGTTTAGAAGACTAA
- the lpxB gene encoding lipid-A-disaccharide synthase: MERPLRIGIVAGELSGDTLGEGFIKALKVRYPDAEFVGIGGPKMIAQGCESLFDMEELAVMGLVEVLGRLRRLLHVKAELVKYFTENPVDVFVGIDAPDFNLRLELDLKKAGTKTVHYVSPSVWAWRQKRIHGIAEATNLVLAFLPFEKAFYDKFNVPCEFVGHTLADAIPLESDKGAAQELLGLDKDRKWLAVLPGSRGNELKMLSQPFIETCLKLSKDDPTLGFVVAAVNDKRKQQFIDAWQQYAPELDFHIVQDTARNVITASDAVLLASGTVALECMLLKRPMVVGYKMNAITAFLAKRLVKTKYVSLPNILADDEIVKEFLLEACTPENLHAELTRLLSGDNRDMIEKFTEMHHWIRKDADKQAADAVLKLIDRL; the protein is encoded by the coding sequence ATGGAACGACCATTACGCATCGGCATCGTCGCAGGCGAACTTTCTGGTGATACGCTTGGCGAGGGCTTTATCAAGGCTCTCAAAGTGCGCTACCCAGATGCTGAGTTTGTCGGTATTGGCGGACCAAAGATGATTGCCCAGGGCTGCGAGTCTCTATTCGATATGGAAGAGCTTGCCGTGATGGGGCTTGTGGAAGTTTTAGGTAGGCTAAGAAGGCTTCTGCATGTTAAAGCTGAATTGGTGAAGTACTTTACTGAAAATCCGGTCGATGTATTTGTCGGGATTGATGCCCCAGATTTCAACTTAAGACTTGAGTTGGACCTGAAAAAAGCAGGCACTAAAACAGTACATTACGTCAGCCCTTCTGTGTGGGCTTGGCGGCAAAAACGCATCCATGGCATCGCTGAAGCGACGAACTTAGTGTTAGCATTTTTGCCGTTTGAAAAAGCGTTTTATGACAAGTTCAACGTACCGTGTGAGTTTGTTGGTCACACCCTTGCCGATGCGATTCCTTTAGAGTCTGATAAAGGGGCAGCTCAAGAGCTGCTGGGACTTGATAAAGATAGAAAATGGCTCGCTGTGCTACCGGGTAGTCGTGGTAATGAGCTCAAAATGCTCTCGCAACCATTTATCGAGACCTGCCTAAAGCTCAGCAAGGATGATCCGACACTCGGTTTTGTCGTTGCAGCCGTAAACGATAAACGTAAGCAGCAGTTCATTGATGCCTGGCAGCAATATGCCCCAGAGCTAGATTTTCATATTGTTCAAGACACGGCCCGTAATGTGATTACGGCATCCGATGCAGTGTTGCTGGCTTCTGGTACGGTGGCATTAGAGTGCATGTTACTCAAGAGACCTATGGTTGTTGGTTACAAGATGAATGCCATCACCGCATTTTTGGCAAAGCGTCTGGTTAAGACTAAGTATGTCTCTTTACCTAATATTTTGGCGGACGACGAGATAGTCAAAGAGTTCCTACTCGAAGCCTGCACACCTGAGAACCTGCACGCTGAGCTGACGCGACTGCTGAGTGGCGACAATCGCGATATGATTGAGAAGTTCACCGAAATGCATCATTGGATCCGCAAAGATGCGGATAAACAGGCCGCCGACGCCGTACTTAAATTGATTGATAGATTATGA
- the lpxA gene encoding acyl-ACP--UDP-N-acetylglucosamine O-acyltransferase encodes MIHESAKIHPSAVIEGNVTIGANTTVGPFTYIAGDVTIGENNEIMSHVVIKGNTTIGNDNRVFPQAIIGEENQDKKYGGEDTRVIVGDRNVIRESVQIHRGTTQDKTQTVVGNDNLLCVNAHIAHDVIVGNHTHIGNNAILGGHVTVGDYAGVMALSAIHPFCTVGAYAYVGGCSAVVQDVPPYVLAQGNHATPFGLNLVGLKRNGFEKPELRALQKAYKEIYRSGKTLAEVKPVLEEMAQEWASVGRFIEILETSERGIIR; translated from the coding sequence ATGATTCATGAGTCTGCAAAGATACACCCAAGTGCCGTTATCGAAGGTAACGTCACTATTGGTGCGAACACCACGGTAGGACCATTTACCTACATTGCGGGTGACGTCACCATCGGTGAAAACAATGAAATTATGTCGCATGTCGTGATTAAAGGTAACACGACGATTGGCAATGACAACCGAGTGTTCCCGCAAGCGATTATCGGTGAAGAAAACCAAGATAAGAAGTATGGCGGTGAAGATACACGTGTGATTGTGGGTGACCGCAACGTGATCCGTGAGAGTGTACAGATCCATCGTGGCACTACACAGGACAAAACACAGACTGTTGTTGGTAACGACAACCTACTGTGTGTCAACGCGCACATCGCTCATGATGTGATCGTTGGTAATCACACTCATATTGGCAATAATGCAATCCTTGGTGGGCATGTTACCGTTGGCGACTACGCTGGCGTGATGGCTCTATCAGCGATTCACCCATTCTGCACGGTAGGTGCATACGCCTATGTCGGCGGTTGTTCTGCTGTCGTCCAAGATGTGCCACCTTATGTTTTAGCACAAGGTAACCACGCTACGCCGTTTGGCCTAAACCTTGTTGGCCTAAAGCGTAATGGCTTTGAGAAGCCAGAGCTTCGTGCATTGCAGAAAGCTTACAAAGAGATTTATCGCTCGGGTAAGACCCTAGCCGAAGTGAAGCCGGTACTGGAAGAGATGGCACAAGAATGGGCCTCTGTTGGACGCTTCATAGAGATCTTGGAAACGTCAGAGCGTGGCATTATTCGCTAG
- the fabZ gene encoding 3-hydroxyacyl-ACP dehydratase FabZ, whose translation MNITEIQELLPHRYPFLLIDRVTDYQEEKYLTAIKNVSVNEPQFTGHFPQLPVFPGVLILEAMAQATGLLAFKSFGAPKDNELYYFASVDKAKFRKPVVPGDQLIIEVEFVKERRGIAAFNGVAKVDGEIVCSAELKCARREF comes from the coding sequence ATGAACATCACTGAGATTCAGGAACTTCTGCCACATCGCTATCCGTTTCTGCTTATCGATCGTGTGACCGATTATCAAGAAGAAAAGTATCTGACCGCTATCAAGAATGTTTCGGTGAACGAACCACAATTCACAGGTCACTTTCCACAGCTGCCGGTCTTCCCTGGTGTATTAATCCTAGAAGCGATGGCGCAAGCAACCGGCCTTTTAGCGTTTAAATCTTTTGGTGCACCAAAAGACAATGAGCTTTACTACTTTGCAAGTGTCGACAAAGCGAAATTCCGTAAGCCAGTAGTGCCTGGTGATCAACTCATTATCGAAGTGGAGTTCGTGAAAGAGCGCCGCGGTATTGCTGCCTTTAACGGTGTGGCGAAAGTTGATGGTGAGATTGTTTGTTCTGCTGAACTGAAATGTGCTCGTAGAGAGTTTTAA
- the lpxD gene encoding UDP-3-O-(3-hydroxymyristoyl)glucosamine N-acyltransferase: protein MTALTLAQLAEITSGELHGDGNVSIHTVAPMDRAGEGEITFLTNVKYAKHLGECKASAVMVKATELEHCKTNALVVADPYVAYAKVAQALDSTPSPASAGIAASAVVSPEAKLGSNVSIGANAVIEAGAELGDNVVIGAGCFIGKGAKLGANTKLWANVAIYHDVVMGTDCLVQSSTVIGSDGFGYANEKGEWVKIPQLGTVRIGNRVEIGACTTIDRGALDDTIIEDNVIIDNQMQIAHNVHIGYGTAMAGGTIVAGSTKIGKYCQIGGASVLNGHIEIADGVIVTGMGMVMRSLPEKGIYSSGIPLQTNKEWRKTATRVHRIDEMNKRLKAVEKLLEQQED, encoded by the coding sequence ATGACAGCATTGACGTTAGCACAGCTTGCTGAGATCACTAGTGGTGAACTACACGGTGATGGGAATGTCTCGATTCACACTGTTGCCCCAATGGATCGCGCAGGTGAAGGTGAAATTACGTTCTTAACCAACGTTAAGTACGCAAAGCACCTTGGAGAGTGTAAAGCTTCAGCAGTAATGGTGAAGGCAACGGAATTAGAGCACTGTAAAACGAATGCTTTAGTGGTTGCGGACCCTTATGTGGCTTACGCGAAAGTTGCTCAGGCATTAGATAGTACGCCTAGTCCGGCTTCAGCAGGCATTGCAGCGAGCGCTGTAGTATCACCGGAAGCAAAATTAGGTAGTAATGTCTCTATCGGTGCTAACGCTGTTATTGAAGCCGGCGCTGAGCTAGGCGACAACGTTGTTATTGGTGCAGGCTGCTTTATCGGTAAAGGCGCAAAGCTTGGTGCGAACACTAAGCTTTGGGCGAACGTTGCCATCTACCATGATGTTGTGATGGGTACTGACTGCCTTGTTCAATCAAGCACAGTGATTGGCTCTGACGGCTTCGGTTATGCCAATGAAAAAGGTGAGTGGGTTAAGATCCCTCAGCTTGGTACAGTAAGAATTGGCAATCGAGTAGAAATTGGTGCCTGTACAACTATCGACCGTGGTGCACTCGACGATACGATTATCGAAGACAATGTCATCATCGATAACCAGATGCAGATTGCACACAACGTGCACATCGGATATGGCACAGCGATGGCTGGTGGTACTATCGTTGCTGGTAGTACGAAGATTGGTAAATACTGCCAAATCGGTGGAGCAAGTGTTCTTAACGGCCACATTGAAATCGCCGATGGTGTTATCGTGACGGGAATGGGCATGGTTATGCGCAGCTTACCAGAGAAAGGTATCTACTCGTCAGGTATACCGCTTCAAACCAATAAAGAGTGGCGTAAGACCGCAACTCGTGTTCATCGCATTGATGAGATGAATAAGCGCCTAAAAGCAGTCGAGAAACTGCTCGAGCAACAAGAGGACTAA
- a CDS encoding OmpH family outer membrane protein, which yields MMKAAGLGLVILTSSMFATAAEAAQKIGYVNTLQVFQALPQREATLQKLQNEFKDKAAELQAIQAEATKKMEKLQRDGELLGTEEVEKLRIEIGQLDSKYKIKGQALEKESQRREAEEKQKLFQTIQQAVEKVAEKEGYDMIIDIQAVGYAKEEFNISSKVIDTLK from the coding sequence ATGATGAAAGCGGCTGGTCTTGGCCTAGTTATCCTTACCTCTTCAATGTTTGCAACAGCAGCAGAAGCGGCTCAGAAAATTGGCTACGTGAACACGCTACAAGTTTTCCAAGCGCTTCCACAACGTGAAGCTACGCTTCAGAAACTGCAAAACGAGTTCAAAGACAAAGCGGCAGAGCTTCAAGCTATCCAAGCAGAAGCGACTAAGAAAATGGAAAAACTTCAGCGCGATGGCGAGCTACTAGGCACTGAAGAAGTAGAGAAACTACGTATTGAAATTGGTCAGCTAGACAGCAAATACAAGATCAAGGGTCAAGCTCTAGAGAAAGAGAGCCAGCGTCGTGAAGCAGAAGAGAAGCAAAAGCTTTTCCAAACTATCCAACAAGCTGTTGAGAAAGTGGCTGAGAAAGAAGGCTACGACATGATCATCGACATTCAAGCGGTGGGTTATGCGAAAGAAGAGTTCAACATCTCAAGCAAAGTTATCGACACTCTTAAGTAA